From a region of the Actinopolymorpha singaporensis genome:
- a CDS encoding ABC transporter substrate-binding protein has protein sequence MPSFPAHTPRLTRRDLLAAMGAGAGAWALAGCRQDGEPGAAGAPTEFHGGTAYQVPPKGHFNLMDGVTDAILGDHFYLDLILAPGAMYRWKEQKWEPMLLEKWQVDEAARTFTCTLRSGLKWSDGRPITSKDALTTFWCLRIMRNSLWDYLDDVRAQDDRTVVLTMRKPSTVVERYVLRQHLHADATYGPWARRAQRLFGSGKDLDTPEGKQLNEEFQAFRPERAVVSGPFDYDYDTITNAQLTLVKNPKGYAANKIAFDKVIVHNGETTTITPVVLARRLDYATHGFPVATEKQLVKKGFRIIRPPVYSGPALLFNLVRLPEFADPAARQALAHAIDRDLNGKVSLARSGRGVRYLAGFSDNLVPQWMSEADRGRLNAYEFDQDKAAGLLTGAGWRRQGKRWLTPQGRPAEYEITFPAEYADWSASGENVARQLSDFGVRVTPRGVTESQQPIDVDKGNFSLAIQSWGTSAHPHPHFAFVQDLFIHNIPVAANQGGRGMGFELRQRTKVRGPVDLQRLVIQAGEGLDEAAQRATVTTLGLAFNELLPMIPLFERYGNNPALEGVRVTAWPPDGDPLLQNSPYADNFTIMLLYAGRLRPAKGAR, from the coding sequence ATGCCCTCATTTCCCGCTCACACTCCTCGCCTGACCCGGCGGGACCTCCTGGCCGCCATGGGTGCCGGCGCGGGTGCCTGGGCGCTGGCCGGGTGCCGGCAGGACGGCGAGCCCGGCGCGGCCGGTGCGCCCACGGAGTTCCACGGTGGAACGGCGTACCAGGTACCGCCCAAGGGCCACTTCAACCTGATGGACGGCGTGACCGACGCCATTCTCGGTGACCACTTCTACCTCGACCTGATCCTCGCCCCGGGCGCGATGTATCGGTGGAAGGAGCAGAAGTGGGAACCGATGCTGCTGGAGAAGTGGCAGGTCGACGAGGCGGCTCGCACCTTCACCTGCACGCTGCGGTCCGGGCTGAAGTGGAGTGACGGCAGGCCGATCACCAGCAAGGACGCCCTGACCACCTTCTGGTGCCTGCGGATCATGCGGAACTCGCTGTGGGACTACCTGGACGACGTACGCGCGCAGGATGACCGGACCGTCGTACTCACCATGAGGAAGCCGTCGACCGTCGTGGAGCGCTACGTCCTGCGCCAGCACCTGCATGCGGACGCGACCTATGGCCCGTGGGCGCGCCGCGCGCAGCGGCTCTTCGGGTCCGGAAAGGACCTGGACACTCCAGAGGGCAAGCAGCTGAACGAGGAGTTCCAGGCGTTCCGGCCCGAACGCGCTGTCGTGTCCGGCCCGTTCGACTACGACTACGACACCATCACCAACGCCCAGTTGACGTTGGTGAAGAACCCCAAGGGGTACGCGGCGAACAAGATCGCCTTCGACAAGGTGATCGTTCACAACGGCGAGACGACCACGATCACGCCGGTCGTCCTCGCGAGACGTCTCGACTACGCCACCCACGGCTTCCCGGTGGCGACCGAGAAACAGCTTGTCAAGAAGGGCTTCCGGATCATCCGGCCACCGGTCTACTCCGGGCCCGCGCTGCTGTTCAACCTCGTCCGGCTGCCGGAGTTCGCCGACCCGGCCGCGCGGCAGGCACTGGCGCACGCGATCGACCGGGACCTCAACGGCAAGGTCTCGCTGGCGCGGTCGGGCCGGGGTGTGCGTTACCTGGCAGGGTTCTCCGACAACCTCGTACCGCAGTGGATGTCCGAAGCCGACCGCGGCCGGCTGAACGCCTACGAGTTCGACCAGGACAAGGCGGCCGGGTTGCTGACCGGTGCGGGGTGGCGGCGCCAGGGCAAGCGGTGGTTGACGCCACAAGGCAGGCCGGCGGAGTACGAGATCACCTTCCCGGCGGAGTACGCCGACTGGTCGGCGTCGGGTGAGAACGTCGCGCGCCAGCTGTCCGACTTCGGTGTCAGGGTCACCCCGCGCGGGGTCACCGAGTCACAACAGCCGATCGACGTGGACAAGGGCAACTTCTCCTTGGCCATCCAGTCGTGGGGCACGTCGGCGCACCCACACCCGCACTTCGCCTTCGTCCAGGACCTGTTCATCCACAACATTCCGGTGGCCGCGAACCAGGGCGGCCGGGGGATGGGATTCGAGTTGCGGCAGCGCACGAAGGTGCGTGGCCCGGTGGACCTGCAGCGGCTGGTGATCCAGGCGGGTGAGGGCCTCGACGAGGCGGCACAACGCGCCACCGTCACCACCCTCGGCCTGGCGTTCAACGAGCTGTTGCCGATGATCCCGTTGTTCGAGCGGTACGGCAACAACCCTGCGCTGGAAGGGGTTCGGGTGACCGCCTGGCCACCCGACGGCGATCCGCTGCTGCAGAACTCGCCGTACGCCGACAACTTCACGATCATGTTGCTGTACGCCGGACGCCTCCGGCCCGCGAAGG